aggaaagtCCCCTGTTCATGCTGCCGTCGAGAACCGTATCATAGGTGATCACAATGTCTCCTCTCATCAGAAAAATGATATACATACAAACCAATCTTGCAAACCTATCATCTTTATATtcattcaaaacaatttttttttttcaggtataTTGCAGAAAATCGAAGAAGCAAAGCCAGAGTTATTACGTCTCCATGACAAAGAGTTTGGAAATCCACTCCATTATGCATCATCTACAGGCTATGTGGAAGGAGTTCAATTCCTATTACAAAAGTATCGTGCCGGTGCTGATGAAACTGACCAAGAGGGCAACTATCCTATTCATCTTGCATGCAAGGGAGGCTCGGTTGCTTTGTTAGAGGAATTCCTGAAAGTTATCCCCTATCCAAACGAATTCATAAATGAAAAAGGGCAGAACATTCTTCATGTAGCGGCCCAAAATGAACATGGCTTTTTGATTATGTACATACTCGAACAGGATAAGAAGATCGTAGAAACACTGCTAAATGCGATGGATGAGGATGGAAATACACCTTTGCATTTGGCAACACAGCACGGCCGACCCACATCTGTATTTCTTCTTGTGCGTGCCATCCGCTTTCATCGTCATATTGTTAACAATGACGGTTTGACACCATATGAACTTGGtagaaaacaatccaaaatagcGGTACAGCAATATGAAGGAAGAGATGAAACGGTATGAAGAGCTACAAGAGTACaatttttagtattataattgCGTTAATAATTTGGTAACTATGCTTCCTCTTTGTTTCCAGTTTGCTAAGGAGCGACAGCACTCTGATTCAAATAACAGGGTGGAAGGGACCGAGGTATTAGAGATCTGTTGATACTTGCTCTGCttgcattttaaatattttgattaaagaTATACATTCCATATACAGAAACGATAtgaaaagatttgaaaataacAGCAGTAAAGATGaatattgcaaaaaaataaaaacaagaaaaacacacaGATTTAACATGCTTCGTAATTTATCTACATctataaaaattacaagttaTATTgcattatttatcaaattaaagttATATAATTAATGTGTATTTATAATAAACCCTAGCTATTCAAGAGTTATATTTCACTATCCAATCAGTAGGATTCGCTCCGCTACGCTCTAACATCTGCATGCTTTATCTGTACACTTGCTCCACTCAATATAAGCCACATTCTCTAACAAAACCTTTCAACCAATTGAACCTACTTATAAAATCAAttgagagaaagggagaagatgTTGAGGGGTGGCTCAACCGGATAAGCAAGGTTATCGTATTAAAATGTTCTACTGTAGAAAATCCTACAGGTTTTGACATAAGAAAAGTGGCGAGCCTAAAAAAGTTCGTCAGCTTAATTATTTAATCTAGCTCTAAGAATATTTTAGCTGCTCACAAGTTTGAGTGGCTTATATTATTGTCTAgccataataaataaataaataaaaagtaacacATGTTAACGTTTTTCTCGAGACAGGACAAACCAGCTGATCAAAACAAGCAAGACAAGAAAAAGGCATCACTAAAAGATTACGAACTGCTAGATTTTTATGGAGCGGTAtgacttcttttcttctttcttcttttgttctttttatccTTTATCATTTTAGTTGTGGTCTTTTGGTTTCCAGAAGAGCTTAAGACAAGATagaatttaagaaagaaaaaaggatggCTTCTTGATCAGGGTCTTGGTTTAAAATGCAAAGACAATACCTTTGCAAGAAGCGGTGTTGATCAACTACATGCATGTTTTTGAACTAGTTCTACGCCGATTAGTTTAACTTCtatattataatattcaaaattccGAAACCATTCCAGAATCTTGCTATCTTGTTACGAAAAAGGAATTTCAAGGGATGCCAACGCTTTTTAATGATCTTCAAAGGCAATAGGGAAAATTCCAATAATAGAATTGCCATAACCACATTAAAACCATCAAGTCTTTTTCCCTTGATGTGCAGATGATGACATTATCGATCCTATACTTCCATGCTTTCCCTTGGAAAAAATCCTTCCTTGACCATTTCCCTGGTACTCGACCCATGCAACCAAGGaaaatggaaacaaaaacaaggaTAGGGAATCTTCTTGTGGTAGCAGTGCTTGTGGCTGGTGCGACCTTCGCTGGTGCTATTCAATTGCCACAATTAAGGGGTAATATTAACTCAAGTGAACATCATCATGAATTTCACAGCAGTACTATTACTGCCTCCCATACTGGTTATGAGAGGCTTCTGAATGATTATTTATCTTGGGATGTTTGggctttatctctctctctggtGGCATCTCTAATCCTTCTTAGGGCAAACTTTACTGATGCCAATTTTGAAATCATTGCGGTTGGACTTTCAGTCAGCATGGTTGGTTTGGCTATTCTCTTCATGTTCGCGGCATTCATTGATGCTGTGACTATACCATCACTAGGATCCCATGATAAGTGGTTAAAAACCACCATTACAGTGGTGACCTTTGCGGGTTTATATGCTCTGGAATTGATTGTGAGTCTTCCGTTCGGAGGCTTCCCAAATCTTCGAGGAATGCTCTTGCGTTATTTCtactacatatattttttttttcgtttctaCACTTACGAGTGGCTGGCTTATAAAATTTACAAGAGAAAGCACAAATAACTATCCAGGATGATCTTCACCAGCAGAGAGGTCAGGATTTGTTGGGATTTCCCACCTTAAAAAGGTTCTGGGATCGCTTGTGTCTGTcgattgtaataattatttgaatttgaaataactTTCGAGTTTCCAATTGAATGTATGCGCatttctaaagttttttttttttttttaaagcatgcaTTTATTACACTCCTTTTGTtgtacaaatattaaaaatacaaattatgcTGATGTCACATGAAGACATTTAGGCTTTATAGCac
This window of the Populus trichocarpa isolate Nisqually-1 chromosome 13, P.trichocarpa_v4.1, whole genome shotgun sequence genome carries:
- the LOC18108892 gene encoding protein ACCELERATED CELL DEATH 6; this translates as MYSVEINIVENTIPRDHMANTKIDSKLYECVKQDNIEEFKSRVQQHLAEKLVTPCGNSLLHVAIRYKSNNITAYLAKEIPSLITSRNDQHDTILHVAAREGSVSHTIRNLVNSNAFLLRMTNREGNTPLHVAVINGNKEVAKFLISRDREVAYYKNKTGRSPLYLAVENRNMNGILDDLLNEEALIPTEREDGDSLGMLPQGKSPVHAAVENRIIGILQKIEEAKPELLRLHDKEFGNPLHYASSTGYVEGVQFLLQKYRAGADETDQEGNYPIHLACKGGSVALLEEFLKVIPYPNEFINEKGQNILHVAAQNEHGFLIMYILEQDKKIVETLLNAMDEDGNTPLHLATQHGRPTSVFLLVRAIRFHRHIVNNDGLTPYELGRKQSKIAVQQYEGRDETFAKERQHSDSNNRVEGTEDKPADQNKQDKKKASLKDYELLDFYGAMMTLSILYFHAFPWKKSFLDHFPGTRPMQPRKMETKTRIGNLLVVAVLVAGATFAGAIQLPQLRGNINSSEHHHEFHSSTITASHTGYERLLNDYLSWDVWALSLSLVASLILLRANFTDANFEIIAVGLSVSMVGLAILFMFAAFIDAVTIPSLGSHDKWLKTTITVVTFAGLYALELIVSLPFGGFPNLRGMLLRYFYYIYFFFRFYTYEWLAYKIYKRKHK